CCCGTGAACGATTATCGGAAACCCGTGAACTGACTGCGGAGGTAGCGATGGAGTACGGATATCAATACACGCCTCGACTTCACGTTGAGCTCTGGAACGACGCACCCGAAACATAGTGTCAAATTATACAGCCATGACGACTACTCAAGGAGATAGCACGGATAGCGCGGTTGTCCTTGTATCGGGCGGGATGGATAGTGCGACTGCAGCTTTTGAGGCGAAGCACAGGGGATATGACTTGTACTTCCTCCACACAACCTACGGCCAACAAACAGCGGACAAAGAGTCAGAGTGTGCCCGAGAATTGGCCGACTATATGGATGTCACGGACTTCCTTCACATCGAAACAGACCACTTAGCTCGGATCGGTGCTTCCAGCCTTACTGACGAGAACATCGATGTGGAAGAAGTCGATCTCGATAGCGATGAGATACCGTCAAGCTACGTTCCGTTCCGGAACTCGAACCTGCTATCAATGGCCACGTCGTACGCTGAAGCAAACGACTGTGGGGCCATCTTTATTGGTGCACACAGCGAGGATTACTCCGGTTACCCGGATTGCCGCCCGGAATTCTTTGATGCGTTCCAGCAGATTATAGATATCGGGACGAAACCAGAGACGTCAATCGATTTGGTGGCACCGTTCGTGGATTGGACGAAAACAGAGATTGCGGAGCGTGGTCTAAATCTCGGTGTTCCGTACGAGCTTACGTGGAGCTGTTACCGCAATGAGGAACCAGCCTGTGGTACTTGCGATGCATGTGCCTACCGACTCAAAGCATTCCAAGACGTAGGAATGAAGGATCCGATTAGATATCGAGAGCGCCCTAGCTACAGTGACTGATAAGACGTGAAGCTGTTTAAGAGGCAAACAATTCTTATTGGTGCGTCTTAGTGCTCATATCATGGGCGAATTTGCGGACGAGGTCGTTAAGCGGTTGAAAGATCATTTAGCACAGTTCTGCACATCTTATAAGTGGGACACTGAATACCTTATTGCAGAAACACCAGTTGACATCGCAGGAATCGATGGTGATCGGTACGTGTTAATCGAACTCGAATGGCGTCGGGCGGACCCAGCTGACAATGCCGCGAAGATTTTTCGCCATCTCAGTACGAGGGAGATTCCTGCTGACCAAGTTATAATTTTGCAGTTATTTACCAACCATTACAATCTCATTTCGGACGGCGTCTCGTCCAAGCGAAAGAACGCGGAATTCGTGGGCAAAACTGCCGCTGGTACTATTGACTATCTCACCTACCAACCCCTTGATTTTGACATCGATCCACCAAGATCGGGTGAGGAACGCCCCAACAAGTGGGAAGAGATAACTGATGATGTATCTGCAACAATCTCGTCAATAGTTAGTTGCTCCTGACGATGTATTGATTAACTCCTGTGTGAGTCTCCCTGAGGAACAGTGCTATACTGGTCAATCGGATTGATCACCAGTAAATTGGGCTTCGTTCTTAACTCTCCCAATTGCACCGTTCAGTCCATAAATAAGTGTAGCTGCGACATCGAAAGCTTCCCTCCGCTGGAGCTTTGAGATGGGCCTTGTTACAAACTCTTCCCCGTCGGTATTGATACCGGTGATAGGAATCACTGAATAATCGTCGTCACCCATCGTTCCATCGAGCCGAACTAAGATCGTATCATCTTCGTCATAAACCCATTCGATATAATAGTCGTCATGGATGTGCTCAGTCCATCCTGAAGGGTAATAATCGATATGCTCGGTTTCACTTTCAGGCATCTTAGTATGTAAAACAGTGATTCCAAAGTATGTAAAACCGGTCGTCTGTCCTTCTGGTGTCGGGCTTCCAAGGATCAAATGTTAGAGTGAGAAATTTATTGACGACGAACCGGGCAACATATCTACTGAAGATCACTCATATACTTCCTTCAAAGCCCTAATTCGACGTCTAAATACGTAGCTACGCTTCCGTACTCATTCTCCATAATTTCACAGAGCTCACGGTTGACCGTCAGACCGCTGTGAGTGATATTTGCAGATCCTACGTACACCAATTCGGGGCCCACGACGGCTTTCGCATGTAGATCATCTACGGTAGTCATCGAGGTGTTTCCCATACGGGAGACAAGTGAGCGCATGTAGTCGTTGTGTTGTTCGCCAGTGCGAACGTAGAAATCGACATCCGTGTTCAATTCTCTAATCGCCGCGGACAGGGAAAGTCGGCGGCTCGACAATTTATCGGTGAGTGGAAAGCGCAGTTCCACATCGCTGAGCCAGGGCGAACAGATCGCCATACGTTGGGCGTGAACGAGAGAGTACCCGATAAAGTACGATAGCCCACTAGAGGGTAAAGAAAATGCTCGTACCATCGATCTCACCTCCTGGAAGCATCTCTCGCTCGATCATTTGAGACGCGGCATCTTCGGAGGGAACTCTTTCGATCAGCATCTCTCGGAGACTTTCAAGCAAGACGTAGCTCAAGCTTTCCGACTGGTCGTGTGCCGATATGCACTCCGCTAAGTGTAGATTCTCGACACAACCGTCGATATCCGGAGAGAAAAACAGGGATTTCACCCGATCAAGGTCTCCAACATCGTGTGGCATTTTTCTGACCGCATCAGCAGGGAATTCATTGTTGCCCGCTACCTGCTCTTTTGAGACGGTCTGTTTGATTCGGTATGCCGTTTCGGTTGAGATGCCTTCCTCACTCGAAAGCTGCCTAGCTCGATCAATCGAGGAGAGCACTTCATCCACGATCAGATCGGCGACATCGGGGAAGATCGGAGTTTCATCCATATCACGGACGACTTCTCGAACGGTGTGTTCGTCTGGGTCTTCCGGTATTCGTTCCACGAAACCCTCCGACGCCCAGAGTCTCTCGTTGATGACCTGTGGATTATAGCAGATATGGGTCAGCGCGTTTAGTGCCGTACCCGGATCGGTCTGGAGGTCTTCGTAAACCAGATCAACGATGCCTTGGCCACCCTGAGACCGCTCAAACACATACACCTCGTCGGCTTCGTGATCAATCCCGTAGAAGAGCATACTTGGATTGACTCCGCCAATATCGGCGACCAACTGGGTGAAACAGTGCGCCGCTGTATGCCGAGCCACTTCATTGAGTGATAACTCATTCAGCGACTTGTAGCGACGTACTCGTTTCTTAGTCTCTTCGTCAATGTCGGACACGAAGTCGCTCAGGTCGAAAATCAACCCTCGGGTATCGAGCGAGAAACCCAAGGGCCGATTCCCGGTCGTGATTTCCTGAGAAATCCGATCCTCGCCGGTGAATATGAACTCATTTTCATCACCAACGGGTCGTGCCGGTGTGATTTCAAGGGATACTCCCGTGAGAGTTACTTTCCCAGTAATGTCAGCGAGGGTTGCTCTCCCCCGTGTCGCTTCCTCTTGACGCCCTTCAAGTCTAGTCTCTACTTCCGGGTTAGAATGGATTTTTCCGAACGCTCTATCGTTATGACGTAAGCACCGATCCTCTTTAAGAATCTGGAAACACTCGGGACAGTACCTGACGATATTCAGAGCGCGACCGCCGCTGAGATCTTCTATATCGTCAAGAGTGATAGAGTCCGGAGTAATCATGCCGTCGCGCCGGTCACCGGGGACGTCCTCAAAGGAGAATCTGACCCCGTCATCATCAGCAATGGTTTCGGGTAGGTAGGCTTGCAAATGACCTGCTTCTTGTTGATACTCGCTACGGTACGGAGCATAGGTCTGAACGAGTTTGTCGATAGACTGTTCGTCGCCACTCTCATCGTCCTCCCCATAGAACACCGTGAAGTACTTCCCAGCGTCTTGGAAGTAGTTCGGGGGAACGTACCAGACGGTGCCTTCAAGCGAACGGTGGTCAACTTTCAGGAACCGGTCATAATAATACGCCCCTCGAAGGAGATGCTTGACGTAGTACAGGCTCTTATCGTTCTGTTCAATAGAGTTGTATTCGCCGAGCTGAGTCAGCGTCTGTCTGAGATAGTAGATCTGTTTACGCTTCGTTGCCGTCTTATCGAGCTCCTCGCTTTCAATCGCGCGGCTGGCTGTATCAACGCGGTCAACCACCTGATCAACGGACGTCGGCAGTTCTGGAAGGTTAACAGACACGTATTCTCGGTCAACGACACGCCGGAGTCTCTCGACGTCACTCGTTATCCCGTAGAGATCAGGGATCAGATCGTCTAATGCTTCGACTTGTTCAGTAGGCGGAGTTTCAGCGAGGTTTGTGACGGAGGTTCGAAGCTCTTCTAGAGTTGATTCCAAGGCATCGAGCTGTGATTTGACCTTCTCTTCGGTACTGACATCGGAATCTTCGATTTCGTCGATTAGCACTTGTCGCTGGCTACAGAATTCCAAGAAATCAGTTCTTATCTCTGAGACTAGAGACCGAGCCAAGTCTTCTCTTTGCATAGACTGCCCAACCTGATCCTCGATGAGATCTGAAATCTCAGGCTGTGTCACGTCCTCCCTAAGCTCGGACAGAACCTGATCTACAGTCTCAACCGGCTCCTCTCCATGTAATGCAGGGAGCTGACTCTCACTCACGTCAATTCCGAACTCTCGGCGCAATACAGCTGCAGGTTCCGTGATGAACTCGTAGTACTGTTTGTAGCCCAGTTCTGAACAAAGGAACTGTTCGAGGAACTCTTCCTTCCGGTCAATTGACCCAGAGAACCACTCTTTCGAGACAGCTGTTGATGTTTCGTAGAACTTCTCGAACTGGTCGTGGATCCAGGCAATCACGTGATTATCCGTCTTCAATGGCGTTCGGATTTCAGACCCGAGGAAACGGTCGGCACGATAGAACATATTCGCGTCCTGAGTGAGATCCGAGAGGAATACGACAATGTGTGAGTCGGTGTCTTCCTTCCGCGCTGCTCGTCCCGCACGCTGAATGAATGACGACAGATCCCACGGCGTCCGATACTGCGTGACGATAGTGATCTCACCGACGTCAATCCCGACCTCAAGGAAGCTCGTCGAGAGCAGCAGGTCGCTCTCGGCTGTTGCAGCAGCGTCGAACCCAGCGTCTGAGTAGACAGATTCGAAGCGAAGTGAAGATTCAATGAAGTCGCAGTCCATCTCCTTAGCTACCCGATCCCAGTTAGAGTAATCGCTTCCAGTTCTGTGATACCGCCAGAGTTCGTTTGCTCGATCAGCGTCCTCCAGTTGCGCCCTCTTTTGGTTCACTTGGCTTATACTGTCGATGAATGAGAGGATTTTCCCGCGCTCACCGGTCTCGCTGTTCAAGAGGCTATGTCCAAGCAACATCAACTGCTGGATGGCCATCGATGAGACCCCAGGACCTTCCTCCGACGTTTTGAGGAAGTAGTAGTGCTCCTTGTCCTCGTGGTCCGTTCGGAAATCGGAGTCAGGCGGCGCGACTGATTCAACTCGTCCACTTGGAACGGGAAAGAGATCAGTAGCAAATCGCTGTGGATCATCGACCGTCGCGCTTGAGCCTAGCCAGAGCAGCGAATGGTCCGTTATCGCCTCGATATTTTGTGCTATATTTGCAGTATGTGCTCCTCTGAGCCCGGTGTACAGGTGGACTTCGTCGAATACAATCGTATCGGCCCGGTCAATGATGTTGTAGTTCGGTTTGAGTGAGAATAGCTCCAGAGATTCTAACGTCGTCAGAAGAATGTCCGGTCCAGGCTGATTTTTGATATCAGTCCGATTAAGCAGGACCTCCCGATCAGAGAAGGAGTGTGCATCATTGTTCTCGCAAACCAGGCGGTAAGTCGAACTTCCTCCTTGGTAGGTGAATGAGTGAGTTTCGTCGTCTCCACACCAGCAATCGGCGAGCTTGAATCGACGCGTGCCATGCTGATTAGCAAAAAATGCGTCTTTCCTTTCAACCTCTGATGACGTATACGGTGTGTTGCTGGTCCATACCCCAACAGAAAGGCTAGTGTCGTGCTCTGTTCTAAGGTTGTACAAGTGTTCTAGAATCCGTCCGAGTTGGTCCTGTAGGAGAGCCCGACTCGGATAGACGACGATTGCCAAGTCCTGTTGATCTTCTGCTAACAGCTGATAGAGTGGGCCGAGAAACGCTTCTGTCTTTCCAAAGCCTGTGGGTGCCGAGAAAATCGCGCCACGCGAGTTGTTGGATGACCGTCGATCCGCATCGAGGTCGCGGATCAGTTGCCAGCTTTCGACCTGAAAGTCGAGTGGCTTGAAATCGAAGAGTTCGATGATGTCAGCAACGAACTGATCGTCACCAGTGTATTTACTCGTGGCTCGTCGATCCTGTGGCCTCTGTGTGTACTTGACACCATCCGTGATGTAAGGAGGATTGTCTTGGTCAGCATCGAATATCTGGGTGTTTGAGAGAAAACCGCGAATCAGCGGTCGGATATCATCAGGGATTCGTGAGGCATTCGAGTTCCGATCAAAGTACTTCATGCAGTCGATTTGTTGGAGATGGACACGATGCCGCAATCAATCTTTCCACGAGAGACGATCATGAGAGGGTCACTTCGAGATAGTCTGCGAGATCGGACTCATGGAGGCGATTGAGTTCCTCTTCTGAGAGCGCTGCCAACGTTAGCCGTTCGTCGTCTAATAACCGATCAACGAGCTCATCAAGCGGTGTATCCCGGTATGGGCCAAACAGAGCGTCCTTTGCCTCCTCTAGTGATTGACGCATAAAGTGACCGTACTCTCTGGCCTCCTCTTTCCGCTGGTCGATTTGATCCGCTTCAATCTGTGCCTCCCAGTTCCAGTTATCGAGGAGGGTATCGAGCGCATCTAACTTGTCTTGATCTACCCGCTCAACTCGCTGGTTCAACCGAATCATGCCTCGGACAGTGTTGTGGATGTCGATTCTCGCTTGGTGAACGAAGTTGTTAACCTCCCTCCGTTGAGCTTCGACAGCTTCGCGGGTTTCGGGAAGTCGTTCTGCGAGAGCATTGTAATCGTCCTGCTCTAACAGAGATCTAGCCTCTTCGACCGCGTGTTTCGCCTCAGAGTCTATCTCAACTTCAGTCCGGAAGAAGGCTTCAGCAAGAACTCGTTCGAGAATCGTTTCCTCCATCGTTTTTGCGAGCTCGTCTAGTTCTGATTCCAGGCCTTGTCGCCGGTGCTGTTCGTAAATCGTCTCTAGCTGTTCCTGAAACGTACTGGAATTAGCTGACATAGTGATCGCTCACCTCCTTGAACCGCTCACCGAGACCTCCCCTGTGTCCACCGTTACTGCTCGCACCATCGATTGGAACAGAACGGAACCGTTTCACGACTGGTGTGGCTGCCAACTTCAGAGAGATCAGTGCTGCCTGAATCTGATCTTGGGTGTTTTCCATACGGAGAGTATCGGCAGTATCAGCGGCCTCAACAGCCTTATCGACATCTGCTTGAGAGAAGTCAACGAACTTCGTTAGCTCCTGTTGGAGATCTGGATTCACGTTATCATAGGTTCTGAGATTAGACACGAGTTCGGAAACTCGGGTCATATTGAGCGTGGAGAATTCCGAGTTGATCTCCTCTATCAGTTCACGGTCGTAGCCGTGGTCCGCTACCTCTTCGAGAGCTTGGCGTACGTCGTACATCGTATCCGCAATCGACCGGACATAAGCCTCCTGTCCGAATCGAACGCGGCTATCTATCTCTGCGATGTATTGCCGACCGAGCATGTCGAGAACCTCGTACGGCGGGTTCCGACCCAGCCGTCTCCGGATCTTCGGAACGTCTAGACTGCCCCCGGAGACGCCCAGTAGTTTTCCCACCATAGCTTCGATGTGATCGGCGGAGTCCATCGCTGTCTTGATGTGGTCGTACTCTTCCTGCGAGAGGATCTCAGTAATCTGTTCTTCGAGATGCGGATCAACCGAGAAAGCGTCGTCCTCACTGAAGCGTTCATTAATCGCGGTCGCATCGATGTTGCGCCACGGAGAGTCAAGCATCACCAGATGAACGTATGTAGCTAAGACGAAGTCCGTGAAGTCATAATCTGCACTCCCTTTGTAGAACACCTTCTCCCCGTTAAGATATTCCTCAATCAGCATTTGACGCCACTGTAGGGCGTAGTACATCAACTGAGTCCCACACTCTGTGAGAAGCGAATCAACGTCAGCACTCCGCGGTTCCTCTACCCGGCGGATTCCGTATTTGAGTATCTTCCGGAGGTCAGATCTTCTGAAGTCACGTCTGTCAAGCAGAATCTGATCTATTTCCGGTGAGTCATCACTCTCAACGTAGACGAATGGATCCTTCTGACTGCTAAGCCGATATTCAAGTTTGGTTCCTTCGTAAAGTTTGAACCCGTCCGTGAGATGTTCGATAGCATCCCTGAGCCCCTGTCGGATGAAGCGGTTTGTCTTAGCGTATTCTTCTGGATTTTCGAGCCAAGAATCCACTAAGCCGTTGTGTTTCTCGATTAGCTTCTCGACACGACTCTTCTCCGGTGTCGTTGTTTGGTCGGTACTCGACGACTCCTCGTCGTCTTCTTCCGTCTGTTCGCTCTGTATTTCCGGCTCAGAGGGGGAAACCCCCGCACTGGGAATGATGATACCGTCATCGGTTACATCGACAACGGCAGGGGCCCCGTCTTCTAGAAGGTGGAACGCTTCCGCAAAGCGCCGATCAACCGTGATTTGATCATCTTCAACGCGACCATACCATTTCGCTAAGTCCGCAAACTCTTCGGCCTCTTCGTACACTTCGTCTGCCGCGGATACGGTATTCCGAAGCCGTCGGAGGGAGCTTGCGCTTGAGGGTGCTTTGGCATGACCTTCATACCACTCTTCCAGAACTTCGAAGATCTCCATAATATACTCTCGCGGTGACTGCTGACTTTCGTCTAAGCCCGTGTAGATTCGGCGAAGGAAGGCTTGGTTAAACGGGAACAGGTCACGGAACGCTTCGTCGCAGAAGCCACACTCTGCACAGAGTGATCCGTCCGGTGCGGGCAGCAGTTCGAAGTCGCCATTCTCTCTATCGTATCGAACGCTATCGTCGTGGGCTTTGATATAGCCGAGATATGGACGGGCGAAGTCAACAGCAGACGGCTCGTCGAGGAATAGAACGTTCTTCGAGTGCCGTTTGTTCGTTTGGAAGAACTCGAATCGATCCTCGGCCGTCCGCGTATGGAGCACTTCCGTGGAGTCTCGCGTTCCCGCGACGATGAAATCCCAGTTGTCATCCGGTTTATCTCGCTCCATGTAGTTACGGAGCCGCTCGGCCTCCATCGAGGCTATTGCGAAGTCCTCGAAAACGATGACTGGCCGGGTGTCCTCGAACTGACTGCCGACGTATTCGAGCACGTCGTCTAACGACGCGGTGTCGTACCTGTCGCGGATTTCGCGCCACAACTCCTTATTAAAGGATTCGACCGCCTCATCAGCAGAGACCTGATCGGGGAAGACGCGGAGTTCTTCTTGTTGTTTGTACTCGCCCTCTGTGATGAATTTGATCTCACGAGCGTACTCCCCGCGTTCAACGAGGAGCTGTAGCTTTTCCTGGATGAAATCCCGAATGGCTTCCTCGTCTTCTCTTGTGTGGGTAGTCTCGTAGCCCTGTCTACCCAGGTTCAGTAGTGCACCTGAAGTAGCGTTGTTAGCGACAGTCTGGGGGTTGTTCGTGATATCGTCCCTGAGCTGTTTGAATTCAGACGCTCCTGGGAGACGCTCCTCAAAGTGCTCCTGATAGAACTCCGGAATACGTTCCGAGAGAATAGACATGAGGTCGTCATCTTTGTCGATATGGAGGATGGGACGACCGTCGTCGTTCAGTTGATGGGAGAGATACGCGCATAGTTCGGATTTACCCGTCCCTACTTCACCTTCGATGACAACAACGAAGTTCCCGAGTTCATCCTCGGAAAAGAGCTGATAGACCCTCTCTTCACCCCACTTTTCAGTGTCTTCTGTGCTCGTCCCACGGAAAACTTCGATTCTACGGTGAGTGAAATCGAAGAGCTCTCGATTTTCGGATCGTACTGCTGCGACCTTACTGAAGAGTTGTCTCAGGGTTCGTTCATCGATCTTCTGGAAATGTGGACACCAGAGCGGCCCTCCCGGTATCTCTTCAGAAGAACTCATGCTATCACCTCGATTGAATTCGCGTCTTTCTCCATACCGGACCGTCGTGGGGAGCGATCTAAACGGACTACGCCAGCATCACCATATTCGACCAGCTTGATTTTCTCCTCCCGGATCAAGTTGTAGAGTGTACGAGCGAAGGGTGCGGGGACATCCCGCTCACCAGTAAGATTGATCAGTAGAAGATTCTCCTGAAGCCAGTTTATGTACTCTTGGATGGCGATCCGTTTTTCGTCACCAGTGGCGATTCGGAGGGATTCTAAGATCATCTCAGGGTCGGGATATACGACGTATTCGCGGCCGGTGGCTTTCTCGATTAATCCGAGGAAACTAGCTAGTCGGGTCCAGTTGACGAACTTGGGCTCGTTGAGTGTGATTGGGCCCTGTTGGGACCGAGGTCGGTATTCGCGCTGTTCGTGTTCCCATTTGTCTATAGCCTCATACAGAACTTGGTCACTCGCATGGAGGTGTTGGATGTCCTCCTGTAAGAGGTACTGATAGTTGAGCAGAACGACCGATTGCTTCCCCCACTCACCCGGTGTCGCTTCTATCGCCAAGTTGTGGAGTGCACTCATTCGGAAGTCAAGATCTCGATTACCCGTTTCCCAGGCAAACCCAGCCGTATAATAGTCGGGTTCCTGCCTCCCGATCATACCTAACTCCTGAAGACCCCGCATTCCCTGGCTGCGCAGGTCCTCTGGAAGATCAGTGTCGTCAGCGATCTCTTCTTCAGTCGTATTACCCCGGTCTATTGAGTCATAGACTGTCCGTAAGGGGCCTGGGGTCTGAACCGTGTTGAGAATGTATCCTTCTGTCATAGTGCCTCCGTCATGAGAAAGTCCTGGTATCTGGCGTCGATAGGATTGTCTTGGGGGTCGAGTTTGCTCGTGCTATCTCTCGCGTTCTGCATCGCAGGGCTCCGCCGGGCATATGATGGGTCAAACACACTGCCGTCCCGTGAGACGGCCCGGTTCAACTCACGAGCGATTGAGGTACCCGTCTGCCGATCCCACTCGATACGCCGCCGAAGCCATCGTCCCAATCCAGGAACCTCGTCTTCCGTATTCAGTGGTACGCTTCCGTATTCATCCGGCCGTGCAAAGATGTCGCTGAAAACACTATATAAGGGCAGGTAAGGAGCATCGGGAAGGACGTCAAACAACTGTTCTGCGCGGCTAAGAGACTCTCCTGCCACAAGCTCGTAGAGGTTTGCGTTGTCCTGAATGAACACGTTCTTGGTATCTATCAGAGGCATGTCCCAATCATACCTCCGATACTGTTGTTTGAATGCCTCGTAGAACGATTCGACGCTACCAATTCGTTCCGTAAACTGCTCCTGGTACAGTGGACGTTGTCCGCCGATGGGCGTGAATTGTGGAGAATCTGCGATCACTACGAGTGTGCCCTCTCTTGAGGTGAACCTATTGACTAAATGTTCGATGGAGTACGATGTCTCAGTTTCGTAGTGTTCGTTTGTGATGACACAGAGGTCTGCGCCGTCCGGCAATTCCATGTTACCGGTGACGTGGTATTCGTAATCGAGGTAGTCGTACTGCGACCCTCCCTGTGCGAGCTGACGCCACGATGTGGGGAATGTGAAGTGATCGATCCCGAGATACTGTAATGCAGGGAGAGTTCGGAGCATCCACCAGCGTGAGTTGCTGACGGGCTCGTGAGCGAACGCGACCTGATTACGAGTCAATTTGTCCAAGAGCGATTCCGGTTTCATATGCTCTCCACCTCTGCTTCGTCTTTCCCGACGGTGGCTGCGAGCATCCGGCGATCCAAGAGATCTTTTTCGAGGTAGTACGCAGGAGTGCGAGCCAGTAGGAGACACTCATCGCAGTAATCCACGCAACGGTCACAATCGGCGACCTCAACGACCCTGGCTTCCAAATCAGACAGGCTCTGAAGAACCTGCCACGTGACCCCGTTTCCTCCTTGGCGGCTGTCCACGATATGGACGTCAACCGTGTTCGCCGTGCGCATTGCCTTGACCCGGAAGTCCGAGCGGTCACACTCTGCGACTATCGCAATCGCTTTTTCCAGTGCTTGTTGAAGACTGACGAGCGCCTGTGGCCAAGATTTCGTTTCGTGGGTCGTCCGTTCGTAGCGCTCTTCGAACGCGTCCCGCTCAAAGCTGACCGTTACACCCTGTGTGTGATATTGCTGACCAACGGGTCGATAGACTTCCTCTTCGACGTCTTCCAGCATCTCTTCCCAGCTCTGGTCCTCCGTAGAAGAACTCGACTCACGTTCGATTAGAGCCTCAGAGCGAAGGATCGTTTTGTCAGGACTGTTCGTGTGGCGGCGCTCGAAGGCATATACGAAGTCCGTGACCTCCTGCTGACCATAGTTAACTTCTGCTGGCAGGCCGAATAGTTCGACGTCCTCAGTCTTCTGAGAAGCGTCGGTCTCCGAGACGTATGTTGACATAAGAGCACGAGTGCTATAGCCTCGCTGCCCGCCCATTGCCGTTTTGCACTCTACACTACTGATTCCGTGGACCTTCGTTTCCTCAAGTTCGGTTCCGCAGTGAGGGCATTCAGTCTCGCCCGGTGGAAAACTCTGGAAGGGACGGTCACATTCCTCGTTGTTGCATACCGATATCTCGGTGAGGGGTGTCGAAGATCCACGAACGTCGTTGACGAGATATTTCGTTCCATGGAGTGTGGTCACTGCACCGTGATCGTTCTCCTCACCCGGGAACAGATCGTATAACCTTCCGGATGCCTCGAACTCGATACTCTCACGCCGGCCAGTGA
The Halapricum salinum genome window above contains:
- the queC gene encoding 7-cyano-7-deazaguanine synthase QueC, with the protein product MTTTQGDSTDSAVVLVSGGMDSATAAFEAKHRGYDLYFLHTTYGQQTADKESECARELADYMDVTDFLHIETDHLARIGASSLTDENIDVEEVDLDSDEIPSSYVPFRNSNLLSMATSYAEANDCGAIFIGAHSEDYSGYPDCRPEFFDAFQQIIDIGTKPETSIDLVAPFVDWTKTEIAERGLNLGVPYELTWSCYRNEEPACGTCDACAYRLKAFQDVGMKDPIRYRERPSYSD
- a CDS encoding DEAD/DEAH box helicase translates to MKYFDRNSNASRIPDDIRPLIRGFLSNTQIFDADQDNPPYITDGVKYTQRPQDRRATSKYTGDDQFVADIIELFDFKPLDFQVESWQLIRDLDADRRSSNNSRGAIFSAPTGFGKTEAFLGPLYQLLAEDQQDLAIVVYPSRALLQDQLGRILEHLYNLRTEHDTSLSVGVWTSNTPYTSSEVERKDAFFANQHGTRRFKLADCWCGDDETHSFTYQGGSSTYRLVCENNDAHSFSDREVLLNRTDIKNQPGPDILLTTLESLELFSLKPNYNIIDRADTIVFDEVHLYTGLRGAHTANIAQNIEAITDHSLLWLGSSATVDDPQRFATDLFPVPSGRVESVAPPDSDFRTDHEDKEHYYFLKTSEEGPGVSSMAIQQLMLLGHSLLNSETGERGKILSFIDSISQVNQKRAQLEDADRANELWRYHRTGSDYSNWDRVAKEMDCDFIESSLRFESVYSDAGFDAAATAESDLLLSTSFLEVGIDVGEITIVTQYRTPWDLSSFIQRAGRAARKEDTDSHIVVFLSDLTQDANMFYRADRFLGSEIRTPLKTDNHVIAWIHDQFEKFYETSTAVSKEWFSGSIDRKEEFLEQFLCSELGYKQYYEFITEPAAVLRREFGIDVSESQLPALHGEEPVETVDQVLSELREDVTQPEISDLIEDQVGQSMQREDLARSLVSEIRTDFLEFCSQRQVLIDEIEDSDVSTEEKVKSQLDALESTLEELRTSVTNLAETPPTEQVEALDDLIPDLYGITSDVERLRRVVDREYVSVNLPELPTSVDQVVDRVDTASRAIESEELDKTATKRKQIYYLRQTLTQLGEYNSIEQNDKSLYYVKHLLRGAYYYDRFLKVDHRSLEGTVWYVPPNYFQDAGKYFTVFYGEDDESGDEQSIDKLVQTYAPYRSEYQQEAGHLQAYLPETIADDDGVRFSFEDVPGDRRDGMITPDSITLDDIEDLSGGRALNIVRYCPECFQILKEDRCLRHNDRAFGKIHSNPEVETRLEGRQEEATRGRATLADITGKVTLTGVSLEITPARPVGDENEFIFTGEDRISQEITTGNRPLGFSLDTRGLIFDLSDFVSDIDEETKKRVRRYKSLNELSLNEVARHTAAHCFTQLVADIGGVNPSMLFYGIDHEADEVYVFERSQGGQGIVDLVYEDLQTDPGTALNALTHICYNPQVINERLWASEGFVERIPEDPDEHTVREVVRDMDETPIFPDVADLIVDEVLSSIDRARQLSSEEGISTETAYRIKQTVSKEQVAGNNEFPADAVRKMPHDVGDLDRVKSLFFSPDIDGCVENLHLAECISAHDQSESLSYVLLESLREMLIERVPSEDAASQMIEREMLPGGEIDGTSIFFTL
- a CDS encoding ATP-binding protein, whose product is MSSSEEIPGGPLWCPHFQKIDERTLRQLFSKVAAVRSENRELFDFTHRRIEVFRGTSTEDTEKWGEERVYQLFSEDELGNFVVVIEGEVGTGKSELCAYLSHQLNDDGRPILHIDKDDDLMSILSERIPEFYQEHFEERLPGASEFKQLRDDITNNPQTVANNATSGALLNLGRQGYETTHTREDEEAIRDFIQEKLQLLVERGEYAREIKFITEGEYKQQEELRVFPDQVSADEAVESFNKELWREIRDRYDTASLDDVLEYVGSQFEDTRPVIVFEDFAIASMEAERLRNYMERDKPDDNWDFIVAGTRDSTEVLHTRTAEDRFEFFQTNKRHSKNVLFLDEPSAVDFARPYLGYIKAHDDSVRYDRENGDFELLPAPDGSLCAECGFCDEAFRDLFPFNQAFLRRIYTGLDESQQSPREYIMEIFEVLEEWYEGHAKAPSSASSLRRLRNTVSAADEVYEEAEEFADLAKWYGRVEDDQITVDRRFAEAFHLLEDGAPAVVDVTDDGIIIPSAGVSPSEPEIQSEQTEEDDEESSSTDQTTTPEKSRVEKLIEKHNGLVDSWLENPEEYAKTNRFIRQGLRDAIEHLTDGFKLYEGTKLEYRLSSQKDPFVYVESDDSPEIDQILLDRRDFRRSDLRKILKYGIRRVEEPRSADVDSLLTECGTQLMYYALQWRQMLIEEYLNGEKVFYKGSADYDFTDFVLATYVHLVMLDSPWRNIDATAINERFSEDDAFSVDPHLEEQITEILSQEEYDHIKTAMDSADHIEAMVGKLLGVSGGSLDVPKIRRRLGRNPPYEVLDMLGRQYIAEIDSRVRFGQEAYVRSIADTMYDVRQALEEVADHGYDRELIEEINSEFSTLNMTRVSELVSNLRTYDNVNPDLQQELTKFVDFSQADVDKAVEAADTADTLRMENTQDQIQAALISLKLAATPVVKRFRSVPIDGASSNGGHRGGLGERFKEVSDHYVS